The Plasmodium cynomolgi strain B DNA, chromosome 13, whole genome shotgun sequence DNA segment tattataatatttatattttaaaataatagttctttaaccttatataagaGAAATAGAATAAAACCTATACCCACAGAAGAAACTGAAGTTATGGTTGAAGTTTTTCCATTAGTGTCTTCAGAACTAGGACTTGATTGACCAATTGACTTGGGCTGACTAGTTTCTTTTGATGGTGGAATCACAGGATAACTTTCTGAATTATATCCCATCGTAGAAGACAAACTATAATCCATTACATCATCAAGTGAATCATCTGCTTGGCAGGAAATTGAGGAAACCTCATCTATATTAACATATGGCATTATGTATTTAATAAACTCATTACAATATTCACTATTCTTCTCAGAACATATCGttgtatttaataaatatgaaatcCTAGCATCTCCAATATATTTGCAATATTCCTtagaatatatttcttcactCATGCGACTTGTATTCCCATATGCctccaaaaataaataataatcataataCTGTTTTAATCCATTAATATCGTACAGTGATTTAACATCAAGTTCACATGCACATTCAGAACATTTGTCTCTTATGTTCTGTTGCAACATACTAAGAAGCTGAGTTATCTGAGTATTCTCAATTTCTTTGGTGATTGATTGATCATAAAACCAgtatttcaaataaaaacaaagtttattttcatctttaCTTTTTCCTTCAGGAGGTTCAGCTGATAATTTGGGTATTAGCTTTAAATTCCTCTCcagttttatataaaattcaCGAGGAAACGAATCTAGAGATTTATCGCTATTAATGGCATCACAACTATATATAGAATTATCAACATTGTCGCATCCTATGTCAAAATaattgtgataaaaataatataaatcagTACTTTTCAATTCAACATTctatgaaaaaaggggaaaaaataaaatcatatGCAAGattatacatatttgcataggtattctttatttatattatgtaaaaacaCAATATTaagtttatttattaaaaaaaacatttttttaaacaagaAAATGTACgtgagaagaaaaatcatTAAGAGTATATGTTCTTGCATTTAAagccattttatttaaaataaattattatgtttgttcgaatttaattttttactacataaaaaacatacacataatgatatatttaaGATTAGTTTTTAGTATATTAGAAATGTAAGTTACTAAATATTTGGATAAATCTCATATAAGTGCAGTACTTGCTGTTATAATTAATGTTTTACTGATATTAAAAACAATgaacataattatattaatgaatatatatgttataaacATATGAATCCTGTAGCACTacgaaaatataatattatatgataaaaaattacagtgtatttttttgatttataaatgtacaaaatattaactATAACGATAATGCTAGTATGTCCAATTTCTAATTATACGTATGTTCTATCATCCAC contains these protein-coding regions:
- a CDS encoding VIR-like CYIR protein (putative) is translated as MFFLINKLNIVFLHNINKEYLCKYNVELKSTDLYYFYHNYFDIGCDNVDNSIYSCDAINSDKSLDSFPREFYIKLERNLKLIPKLSAEPPEGKSKDENKLCFYLKYWFYDQSITKEIENTQITQLLSMLQQNIRDKCSECACELDVKSLYDINGLKQYYDYYLFLEAYGNTSRMSEEIYSKEYCKYIGDARISYLLNTTICSEKNSEYCNEFIKYIMPYVNIDEVSSISCQADDSLDDVMDYSLSSTMGYNSESYPVIPPSKETSQPKSIGQSSPSSEDTNGKTSTITSVSSVGIGFILFLLYKVKELLF